One region of Eupeodes corollae chromosome 1, idEupCoro1.1, whole genome shotgun sequence genomic DNA includes:
- the LOC129941112 gene encoding tetraspanin-31-B, whose protein sequence is MCGGFTCSKNALIALNILYVLVGFLLIGVGVYGRAASIVTDLPIVSGILACGVILILISMLGLAGAVRHHQVMLFFYMIILFLLFLIQFSIASSCLAVNSAQQQELAEQGWNNVPNSIRKEVQDTFFCCGFNSTTISTDDTSCDIIKKQCCNDPFDANCQCPPCLPMLEDKIDYAFKLCGSVGIFFSFTEVIAVFIARRYRNQHDPAYLPARAVFPARGYIY, encoded by the exons ATGTGCGGAGGTTTTACGTGCTCGAAAAACGCTCTTATTGCACTCAATATCCTTTATGTG CTAGTGGGCTTCCTTCTGATTGGAGTTGGAGTTTATGGACGGGCAGCTTCCATCGTAACAGATCTGCCCATTGTCAGCGGGATCCTAGCATGTGgagttatattgattttaatttcaatgttgGGTCTGGCGGGAGCTGTGAGACATCATCAAGTTATGCTGTTTTTC TACATGATCATCCTTTTCCTATTGTTTCtcattcaattttcaattgCCAGTTCATGTTTGGCAGTTAATTCGGCCCAACAACAAGAACTAGCCGAACAAGGATGGAATAATGTTCCAAATTCAATTCGAAAAGAAGTCCAAGACACCTTCTTTTGTTGTGGCTTCAATTCCACAACAATCTCGACTGATGATACATCATgtgatataattaaaaaacaatgttgTAATGATCCATTTGATGCGAATTGTCAATGCCCGCCGTGTCTACCAATGCTCGAGGATAAAATCGattatgcatttaaattatgCGGAAGTGTTggaatatttttcagttttactgag GTTATAGCAGTTTTTATAGCTCGTCGTTACAGAAATCAGCATGATCCTGCCTATTTACCCGCTCGCGCAGTTTTTCCCGCCAGAGGTTATATCTACTAG